One genomic region from Anopheles bellator chromosome 2, idAnoBellAS_SP24_06.2, whole genome shotgun sequence encodes:
- the LOC131209474 gene encoding uncharacterized protein LOC131209474, which yields MTAANTTPLEPTSSKITANSSKAHRASRAAKQSIMANGRAKTNVGRHHNHYHPNNSSQQQAQVCAVQQHTQQPAPQPLGKHYHIPLDTYQPLQPLHLTNLRFAPGPCCHPAGPSAPSSSTAAGPARPKPQTLSLALPPCNGSYLSQLSAASLSTKSSHHHQHHVLPHQPATRIATISSPMSPTSCCSQRPTELQPTTPNSDATTPTLVKVKTWYTVTKQGLSY from the coding sequence atgacggcggcaAACACGACACCATTGGAGCCTACATCCTCGAAAATTACGGCCAACTCCTCCAAGGCCCACCGGGCGTCCCGCGCGGCCAAGCAATCGATAATGGCCAACGGGCGAGCGAAAACGAACGTCGGCCGCCATCACAATCACTATCATCCTAATAACAGCAGTCAGCAGCAGGCTCAGGTCTGCGCAGTCCAGCAGCACACCCAGCAGCCAGCACCGCAGCCGCTGGGCAAGCACTACCACATTCCGCTCGATACGTACCAGCCGCTTCAGCCGCTGCACCTGACGAACCTGCGGTTTGCCCCGGGGCCCTGTTGCCATCCAGCGGGCCCATCAGCACCCTCCAGTTCGACTGCGGCGGGGCCAGCGCGGCCAAAGCCACAGACACTCTCACTTGCGCTGCCACCGTGTAATGGGTCCTACCTGAGCCAGCTATCGGCGGCTTCCCTGTCGACGAAGTcttcccatcatcatcagcatcacgtTCTTCCGCATCAGCCGGCCACCCGCATTGCCACGATCTCATCGCCGATGTCACCCACTTCCTGCTGCAGccaacgaccgaccgaactgCAGCCGACGACACCCAACTCGGACGCCACCACACCGACCCTGGTCAAGGTGAAGACCTGGTACACGGTGACCAAGCAGGGCCTCTCGTACTGA